In the Lasioglossum baleicum unplaced genomic scaffold, iyLasBale1 scaffold1430, whole genome shotgun sequence genome, TGGAACCGGCTGTACGTAAACAGAACATTCGCCTGCGTTAAACACGACCGTTACGACTCATCGACGAAGCGTAATTCGCGTGCTACGGCACGACGAAATTCCGCGAGAACCAGTTTCCCGATCCTCGAAGCATCGATCGCCGAAATCTGTAAATCCGGCACCGGAGAATTCGGGGAAAACTCGAGGGAACCGTGAACGTGGATGAAATCGGGGATAAAATCGGGGATAAAATCGGATTCACCCAGGACCATGACCGAGCAACGCGGTGCATCGAAATAAGAAGAGCCTACCGTTCGTGATGCTTGTCCTCGGCTCGGAGGAGGCTCGTTCGAAATCGGTGTTCTCCATTTTTGTATTCCGACGTCGACGGTGATGGTGGTTGCGCAGCTGGGCATTCAGAAGTAGTCGAACACCCAGGTTGTGTCGGGCATCGCGTGTCACCGTGGATCCGTGGTTTCGTTGTTTCCCGAGATCAGCAACGGGGCAACATAATTTCGGTGGCACGCGCAGCTGCGCCGTGAAGAGAAACGCTACGCGACCGCGCAGAAAAGCAGCAAGGACGCGCAACGGAGCGCCGAGCAACACTGTCGTAGCTCAGCTCGCGAGTTCTTCGCCCCGTTACCGAGCCATACGTAATCGCTTTCGTGTACCAGCGATCCGCTCGGATCTGCGTCGCTGATTGGTCGGAACCGCTCCTTATCAGCGACCATTCTTCCGCTGGACCGATGCTTCTTCGGACTCTGCTTATCTCTGCCGATCTACCGATTTCGAGGGGAAAGCCCCGCGCACTCCACGAACAGATTAACCTATCGCGATTTTTCCACCTCTTCGACCTTGTCCGCCAACATCTTCGCCGATTTCTATCGATTTATCATCGAGATTTCGATCAGCGGTCGGTTTATCGGCGGAATCTTCGAAAGCTTCGAGACCCCGGGGCCCGAGAAAGGCGTTTTGTTCTGGCCGATGTGCGGGAAGATCGGTGAAAGCTGGTTTTCCCGTAAAACCGCGGAGGAAAATCGACCAGCATTTTCGTTTTTGTTCGAAGAGAAAGTACCACGGGATGGGCAATCGCTGAAGCGTTGCTCGAGCTCTTCGATGTTCTTTCTCCTATTGGTTCTACTCGTTTTGACCGTGTGCTTAATTGCTTTATTTGCATTCCACCTTGTACACGTACGACGCGATTTGCCAAGTCCAAGCTCGTCTAACCTTCCTTTCTCTTTTGCCTTCGTCCTCTTCCGTCCACGATCGCCGCTCTTCTTGGCTGCCTCTTCGAAACCGCGTTTTTTTTCCTCTCGTTCGCCGGTATTTTGGCTGGTGGAAAATTCGAAGAACCGATACGACGGGAGAATGATCGGGGGGGATGTATACCGGGAAAAATCTGTACGGACTCCGTTTATTCTCTGCGAGATAGTGGATACAATGTGTACTTTTAAAGCAGTCAACGAGATATAACGCCTTTAGGCGTCTACAATGATTGCCAGTTGTGCTAGATAAGAACTAAAATTCCAAACAGACGTATATTCCTTTATTAGACGCGCGATCGTATTAAATagttaattaatataataataattaaatatatattagaatttcTCTCTCCcctttttcttcctttccgtGTCCTCAACTTTCGCTCAACGCGTTTCCTAAACGATCGAACTCTAACGAGACTTACTCGCGTGGAGGCCGAGTCGCTCCTCGAGAGCAACGGCTCGTCTTTCGTCTGCTAGAGACAACAAAAGAGAAACAAAAGAGaaaaaacagagaaaaaaaaaagaagaagaagaatagaGAATAAAGTGAAACGAGGAATCTTTTTCTATTTACAAACGTATCGTTCGCGGAACAAGCTGAACCTTTAGTTTGCTAAATCGAATCGAGCAATTTGCTACGGGCTGGACTAGGTCGCGAATCAAATCTTAAAAAATATGGAAAAGAAACGATCTCGTTCGCCGATGCCGAACATCATTATCACCCTTGGACCACGCGTTTCCATCGCGAGACGCGCGTTTTCCCGCCGTCTCAGAAATCCTTCTTCTTGTCCTTGTCCACCAGCCCGTTGTCGTGGTAGCTGATCTCCTGACCCGCGACTGCCGGATGAAGATAATGGGGTTCCACGTCGATCTTCTCTTTCACGTCCGAGTCTAGAACCATCGAGTGATGCGGTCCTCGATGAAGCACCGTCGTCGAATggtgttgctgctgttgctgttgctgctgttgctttCCGGTCGACTGGTGCTGGTGCTGATGCAGATGCTGATGAGAGTGTTGCTTCTCCTCTTCTTGCCCGTACTTCTTCAACAGCTCTCGCAGTTTGTCGAAATCGATGTCCCCGTCGAACTTGGAGAACAGCTCCTTGGTCCCGGACTGCTTGAACTTCTCCGAGTCCTTGAGCTGTTTGAAGATCTGCAAGAACCTCTCGTTAGCTTGCACTCCGTCTCTGGTGGTGTTCTTCGAGGAGTTTAAGTTGGGGTTTAACAGCAGATCCGGAGTTTCGTGAACTACGTTCACGTTCTTGTCGAGATTCTCCTCGGTCAACGATTGCAGCAGAGTGTTGTAGTCCGGCTTGATCCTAGACGTTTCCATGCACGAGCTGCAGGAACAGTTGGTGATGATCTGCACCTTCTTCTGCATGGTGATCGGATTGTTCACCTCGTCTTTGCAGTCGAGCGTGACCTAAACGTCGGAAGGAGAGTTTAATTTGCGATTTTACGGGGATAGCTCGGCCGTGCAACGACTTCGCACGCGTACACCTACCGTGTGCCAGACGCTGTCCAGAGGCTGACAGGAGTCGCAGTAGGGTCTGATCAAGTCACCCGGTGCGGATGGCTCGCTGTGCGGCACCATGTAAGAGAAACAAGCTCCCACGCAGACATTGTTGTCCAACTCCTGCGAAGAGCACTGCGGCCACGCGACCACTTGCTTTATCGGGGTCGTCTTGCACCAGCTGTGCTTGTCGGGGTAGAGCACGATGTTGTGAACCTTGAAGCGATAACCACTAACGTCACTCTACGGATAGAGGCAAAGGGAAGAACCGAGTAGCGTCGGCTGAAAGGTGAAAGATGGATAAACCTTGTGCTCGCGATGGGCGTGTAAGCTGCTGGCCTGAAGGAACAGCGCGATCACCACTGTCAGACGACACGTCGATCCCATGATCCCTGAAAcaatagagggagagagagggtatCCGAATCTTTCCAACTGAACGGGCGTCGCCGGTAAATTAGCCGAGTTTCTAGCGGAGAGAGGCCGCGCACTTTCTCCGGTATGGTTTCGTCGCGTGGAAGATAAGCGGGCACGGATATCGGGAACGAAGGAATTTCGCGATTGCGATTCGAGGCGCGGCGTGCAGCGGCGTGCAGCGCGTGCACGTGTGCACACCGCGTATTCGCTGGTCCCCACCCCGAATGAATGAAAGTCCGTGGGTCTCCCTCGTGGTGAGGCTCCGCCGAGGTCTCAGGTTCGACGACCGTCTGAAATTACGTCACCGGGATTTGTCGTGGTGCCGCTGCTTCTCCTCCCGTCCG is a window encoding:
- the LOC143220675 gene encoding uncharacterized protein LOC143220675 — translated: MGSTCRLTVVIALFLQASSLHAHREHKVHNIVLYPDKHSWCKTTPIKQVVAWPQCSSQELDNNVCVGACFSYMVPHSEPSAPGDLIRPYCDSCQPLDSVWHTVTLDCKDEVNNPITMQKKVQIITNCSCSSCMETSRIKPDYNTLLQSLTEENLDKNVNVVHETPDLLLNPNLNSSKNTTRDGVQANERFLQIFKQLKDSEKFKQSGTKELFSKFDGDIDFDKLRELLKKYGQEEEKQHSHQHLHQHQHQSTGKQQQQQQQQQHHSTTVLHRGPHHSMVLDSDVKEKIDVEPHYLHPAVAGQEISYHDNGLVDKDKKKDF